A window of the Astyanax mexicanus isolate ESR-SI-001 chromosome 22, AstMex3_surface, whole genome shotgun sequence genome harbors these coding sequences:
- the lifra gene encoding LIF receptor subunit alpha a isoform X3, with protein MYPQDAVVAVGSNLTLCCIAPERQQFDSIQYKHLKLQVTMLSRRSFAATVTNLPKSISTGTNIICCSKSTTILTGTVVFSGYPPGDKDLQCETRDLQGAECSWSMGRDTGFWRKKLLTTYTLNGRRCEEVKREEKRCVFDHWENSWTLTAANTLGSVQLNDSAPITDRVRPVAPVNMVAVAQAWNSSLQWNWTLQAYKTLDMICEVQITTGGRSDTRNFSGVGLSEVLLDGLMPDVQYSLSVRCGSRLRFWRWGDCSAPYSIHTLMDRPEALDVWVYRDSETTGQILWKSLSVRDSHGALVAYEVYQKDGEEEDGWRILSLPPSVSSLSITLSNSSSDVIVAVAARNPAGLSLRSVLVVPEFQAGSQQGVSELVGTDGRVDVSWRHANASGGYVVEWVPAACADHCAVQWIRVPQLNSSTIMQPGSLEAGVQYTLSVFAVCDVGTDLVERYQVYGQELVPSHSVKGLSALQSGQNVLLSWSPVDISNQRGFIRGYSIYLTKPSQLQLIANVTDPAARAYTVPGLSLGSYKFTVKAYTSAGEGGGATVAIKIESNSDMLVMQIMVALGVMSFTLIVVSAFCYRKREWVKKAFYPEIPGPKLTGDWSAPPAPLDVKPPPHSLVHIVESPEWKAGLFPVPEEEESYDNGDENVEADTDSDEPALLRYYNQLVTDGSHSGQSDTSGSSTGSVDSAQTQVTYTGIQSPTPSQWTPAHGYRPQMQPAEGREEPGAGLETGAEPESPGVGYKPQCSWQPDSPGAENFGGCLGSPTSVTSSQFLIPETAEDHPEPSGTWFQNLLSGKF; from the exons ATGTACCCGCAGGATGCGGTGGTTGCCGTGGGCAGTAACTTGACGCTGTGCTGCATCGCTCCAGAGAGGCAGCAGTTCGACAGTATTCAGTATAAACACCTGAAGCTACAGGTGACCATGCTGAGCCGCAGGAGCTTCGCCGCCACGGTAACCAACCTGCCCAAATCCATCTCCACCGGCACCAACATCATCTGCTGCTCCAAATCCACCACCATCCTCACCGGAACCGTGGTGTTCTCCGGCT acccGCCGGGTGATAAGGATCTGCAGTGTGAGACGAGGGATCTGCAGGGGGCGGAGTGTAGCTGGAGCATGGGGCGGGACACCGGCTTCTGGCGGAAAAAACTACTAACCACCTACACACTCAACGGCAg gcgcTGTGAGGAGGTTAAGAGGGAGGAGAAGAGGTGTGTGTTTGATCACTGGGAGAACAGCTGGACTCTCACTGCTGCTAATACACTCGGATCCGTCCAGCTCAATGACTCCGCCCCCATCACTGACCGCG tgcgtCCGGTGGCTCCGGTAAACATGGTGGCGGTGGCTCAGGCGTGGAACTCCAGTCTGCAGTGGAACTGGACGCTTCAGGCCTATAAAACCCTGGATATGATCTGTGAGGTTCAGATCACCACCGGGGGGCGCTCTGACACT cgtAACTTCAGTGGTGTGGGTTTATCGGAGGTGTTGTTGGATGGTCTGATGCCGGATGTTCAGTACTCGTTGTCGGTGCGCTGTGGCTCTCGGCTCAGGTTCTGGCGGTGGGGAGACTGTAGCGCCCCCTACAGTATACACACTCTAATGGACC gtcctgAAGCTCTGGATGTGTGGGTGTATAGGGACAGTGAAACCACCGGCCAGATTCTGTGGAAA tctctctcggTGAGGGACAGTCATGGAGCTCTGGTGGCGTATGAGGTGTATCAGAAggatggagaggaggaggatgggtggaggattctctctctccctccgtctGTATCCAGTCTGTCCATCACTctcagcaacagcagcagtgatGTCATCGTTGCCGTGGCAGCTCGTAACCCGGCCGGCCTATCCCTGCGCTCCGTTCTGGTCGTCCCAGAATTCCAAGCAG GTTCTCAGCAGGGCGTGTCGGAGCTGGTGGGCACTGATGGGCGTGTGGACGTGAGCTGGCGGCACGCTAACGCTAGCGGAGGCTACGTGGTGGAGTGGGTTCCTGCAGCCTGTGCTGATCACTGTGCTGTGCAGTGGATAAGGGTTCCACAACTCAACAGCAGCACCATCATGCAACCAG gttctCTGGAGGCGGGTGTGCAGTACACACTCTCTGTGTTTGCAGTGTGTGATGTGGGTACAGATCTGGTGGAGAGGTATCAGGTGTACGGGCAGGAGCTGG ttCCCAGTCACTCTGTTAAAGGCCTGTCTGCCCTGCAGTCTGGTCAGAACGTCCTGCTGTCCTGGAGTCCTGTAGACATCTCCAATCAGAGAGGATTTATCAGAGGATACAGCATCTACCTGACCAAACCCTCACAACTGCAGCTCATAG CGAATGTGACGGATCCGGCAGCGAGGGCGTACACGGTGCCGGGGCTGAGTCTGGGCTCCTATAAGTTCACAGTGAAGGCGTATACTTCAGCGGGAGAAGGGGGCGGAGCAACCGTGGCCATTAAAATCGAGTCCAACA gtgataTGCTGGTGATGCAGATTATGGTGGCGTTGGGAGTGATGTCCTTTACACTGATCGTCGTTAGCGCCTTCTGCTACAGGAAGAGAGAATG gGTGAAGAAAGCTTTCTACCCTGAGATTCCTGGACCCAAACTGACTGGTGATTGGTCAGCTCCTCCG GCTCCTCTGGACGTGAAGCCGCCGCCCCACAGCCTGGTGCACATCGTGGAGAGTCCGGAGTGGAAGGCGGGGCTGTTCCCGGtgccggaggaggaggagtctTACGATAACGGTGACGAGAACGTGGAGGCGGATACGGACTCGGACGAACCCGCCCTCCTCCGATACTACAACCAGCTGGTCACCGACGGCTCCCACAGCGGCCAATCAGACACCTCCGGCTCCTCCACCGGCTCCGTGGACTCGGCTCAGACGCAGGTGACCTACACCGGCATCCAGAGCCCCACCCCCTCGCAGTGGACGCCCGCCCACGGGTACCGCCCTCAGATGCAGCCTGCGGAGGGCAGAGAGGAGCCGGGGGCGGGGTTGGAGACGGGGGCGGAGCCGGAAAGCCCGGGCGTCGGGTACAAGCCGCAGTGCTCCTGGCAGCCGGACTCTCCGGGGGCGGAGAACTTTGGCGGGTGTTTGGGAAGCCCCACCTCCGTAACCTCCTCTCAGTTCCTCATCCCCGAAACCGCCGAGGATCATCCAGAACCTTCAGGAACCTGGTTCCAGAACCTCCTCTCTGGGAAGTtctga
- the LOC111188778 gene encoding galectin-8-like — MADQTKFFEVLQKVLENLTSEDLVKFNTHLIEGVVDYYPVIPKPTLQFAIVQANVSEMLKAYGTRDTAEICEITLRIMNHRDLAQSLAGIKGSLYPVVPYAQVLHDGLKNQTVITIQGQVKSNADQFHINLHKDSDIAFHFNPRFNENGKQVIVRNSLMRYVWGPEERELSVFPFTPGKPFEVKILCTDAEFRVEVDKKPLLNFTHRIKEINQIRKLTVERDVFIKQVTIDPIPLWMTPQSTDVLNDVISENMNIIIPLHVKPNAKVFSINLIKDDENNILFHMKPMFSDDGKGIMIVRNSKVNGVWGSEERDTPSFTFACGKSFLVKILCTSKEFKVFVDGKFLLEFKYRQFDFTKINKVGIREDVIAWGVQVEPCTFLYVCFNSYLSYKKRCALSVKLWWKMRCFKAGNHQNLI, encoded by the exons ATGGCTGATCAGACCAAGTTCTTTGAGGTTCTTCAGAAAGTTCTGGAAAACCTGACCTCTGAAGATCTGGTGAAATTCAATACACACCTGATTGAGGGGGTGGTGGACTATTACCCCGTCATACCCAAGCCCACGCTGCAGTTCGCCATTGTCCAGGCAAACGTCAGCGAGATGTTGAAGGCCTATGGAACGAGGGACACGGCAGAGATATGCGAGATCACCCTGAGAATCATGAACCACAGAGATCTCGCTCAGAGTCTGGCTGGAATCAAAG GATCTCTCTATCCAGTGGTTCCATATGCGCAGGTTCTGCATGATGGACTCAAGAACCAGACGGTCATCACCATCCAAGGACAGGTCAAATCAAACGCTGACCA ATTTCATATAAACCTACACAAAGACAGCGATATAGCGTTTCATTTCAACCCACGATTTAATGAGAACGGGAAGCAGGTGATCGTGAGGAACAGCCTAATGAGATATGTGTGGGGACCTGAGGAAAGAGAACTGTCCGTCTTTCCTTTCACACCTGGAAAACCTTTTGAG GTGAAAATTCTCTGCACTGATGCTGAATTCAGAGTAGAAGTTGATAAGAAGCCTCTGCTGAATTTCACTCATCGCATCAAAGAAATAAATCAGATCAGGAAACTGACTGTGGAACGAGACGTCTTCATCAAGCAAGTGACCATCGATCCAA TTCCTCTCTGGATGACTCCACAATCTACAGATGTTCTGAATGATGTGATCTCTGAGAACATGAACATCATCATCCCTCTGCACGTCAAACCCAACGCTAAAGT GTTCTCGATCAACCTGATTAAGGACGATGAAAACAACATATTGTTTCATATGAAACCGATGTTCTCCGACGATGGGAAGGGAATAATGATCGTCAGGAACAGTAAGGTTAATGGAGTTTGGGGCTCTGAGGAACGAGATACTCCCTCCTTCACTTTTGCATGTGGAAAATCTTTCCTG GTGAAGATCTTGTGCACCAGCAAGGAGTTTAAAGTGTTCGTTGACGGCAAGTTTCTGCTGGAGTTTAAATACAGGCAGTTCGATTTCACCAAAATCAATAAAGTGGGAATTCGTGAAGACGTCATCGCCTGGGGGGTCCAGGTTGAGCCGTGTACGTTTCTTTACGTATGCTTTAATTCTTACCTGAGCTACAAAAAAAGATGTGCATTAAGTGtgaaattgtggtggaaaatga GATGTTTTAAAGCTGGAAATCATCAGAACCTTATCTGA